One genomic window of Campylobacter fetus subsp. fetus includes the following:
- the purM gene encoding phosphoribosylformylglycinamidine cyclo-ligase, producing the protein MISYKEAGVDIDAGNSFVEGIKPFVKSTLTPNVIGGIGSFSGAFRLPSGYQKPTLLAATDGVGTKLRLAIDSNRLETIGQDLVAMCVNDLICNFATPMFFLDYYASAKLDVDSAKKVVKGISDGCIIAKCALIGGETAEMPSMYDGKDFDLAGFAVGIAEEDEIDRTKFVKNGDILVALPSSGLHSNGYSLARAVVSKMGLNLNDKFEDKTLIETLLEPTRIYVDDFLNLKDKISALAHITGGGIVENLPRVFPSGLGAKIERSSIKTPEIFKLLAKNVSVSEMDRTFNCGVGMILVVPKNNVTNVLANCNGYVIGEVTQGDSVRLI; encoded by the coding sequence ATGATAAGTTATAAAGAAGCCGGTGTAGATATAGACGCGGGAAATAGCTTTGTAGAAGGTATAAAACCTTTTGTGAAATCAACTCTTACGCCAAATGTAATAGGAGGTATAGGATCATTTTCAGGAGCATTTCGTCTACCAAGCGGATATCAAAAACCGACTCTTTTAGCAGCTACGGATGGAGTAGGAACTAAGCTTCGCCTTGCTATAGACTCAAATAGATTAGAAACTATTGGGCAAGATCTAGTAGCTATGTGCGTAAATGACCTTATTTGTAACTTTGCTACGCCTATGTTTTTCCTAGACTACTACGCTAGCGCAAAGCTTGATGTTGATAGTGCCAAAAAAGTCGTAAAAGGTATAAGCGATGGATGTATCATTGCAAAATGCGCTCTTATAGGAGGAGAAACCGCTGAAATGCCTAGTATGTATGATGGAAAAGACTTTGATCTAGCAGGGTTTGCGGTGGGAATTGCCGAAGAAGATGAGATAGATAGAACTAAATTTGTAAAAAACGGTGATATTTTAGTAGCTCTGCCTAGCTCTGGTTTGCATTCAAACGGATATTCATTAGCTCGTGCAGTTGTATCGAAAATGGGATTAAATTTAAATGATAAATTTGAAGATAAAACTCTTATAGAAACACTTTTAGAGCCGACTCGTATCTATGTAGATGATTTTTTAAATTTAAAAGATAAAATATCTGCTCTAGCACATATAACAGGCGGCGGAATAGTCGAAAACCTACCCAGAGTATTTCCATCTGGTCTTGGCGCAAAAATAGAAAGAAGCTCAATAAAAACTCCTGAGATATTTAAACTTCTAGCTAAAAACGTATCTGTTAGCGAGATGGATAGAACATTTAATTGCGGAGTCGGAATGATCTTAGTAGTACCAAAAAATAATGTTACTAACGTGTTAGCAAACTGTAACGGATATGTTATAGGTGAAGTAACACAAGGAGATTCGGTCCGCTTAATATAA
- a CDS encoding RidA family protein, giving the protein MKTSEVLGNTDVSLRYPKAIGPYSAYREVGDMIFCSGQIPVNPNNGLIASSIEDQTTQALKNVGGILEELGLSYKNVVKATVFLTDINDFSAMNEVYAKYFSEPYPARSAVGVKDLPKGVKIEIEVIAHKL; this is encoded by the coding sequence ATGAAAACAAGCGAAGTACTCGGTAATACCGATGTTTCCTTGAGATACCCAAAAGCTATCGGACCATACAGCGCTTATCGAGAAGTTGGTGATATGATATTTTGCTCAGGTCAAATTCCGGTAAATCCCAACAACGGTTTAATAGCTAGCAGTATAGAAGATCAAACTACTCAAGCCTTAAAAAATGTCGGAGGTATATTAGAAGAGCTTGGACTTAGTTACAAAAATGTTGTTAAAGCCACCGTATTTTTAACTGATATAAATGATTTTTCAGCTATGAATGAAGTGTATGCTAAGTATTTTAGTGAGCCATATCCGGCTAGAAGTGCGGTTGGCGTTAAAGATCTGCCAAAAGGCGTAAAAATAGAAATAGAGGTAATAGCCCATAAACTCTAA